In Arthrobacter sp. SLBN-112, a genomic segment contains:
- a CDS encoding AMP-binding protein has protein sequence MPFLNKIQRWAEQRPHHTAVVIAGRRLDWAELRDAAEALVADTKSVTTLCEANSVHFAVQFAAAVAGSRQCAVLDPSWPAALQEDIVRRVEARAVPAQVSPDDSLIDGPPDTEFLIGLTSGTTSVPKAFTRSRQSWQQSFDASIEFFGLRQDDVTLAPGPLAASLNLYALAECLYAGSEFQTVESFDVGDVHAAITHDRVTRLVLVPTMLRMLSERGMTGCVDASGIRTIICAGSKLDARTLEAARRWAPNATIYEYYGASELSFVSGLGLAAGQAATPGGTGIGRPFPGVEVTILDDSGAHVPDGGYGNICVRSGMVSNGYLWGDDGEALRSFGSWHTVGDQGYLADGELHILGRRADMILTAGRNVYPHEVELALAAVPGVAAAVAAGMPDDLRGQRVVAGVVPSHGGITATQLRTGLEDILSRDKRPLQYYLLPELPTTDRGKVSRSLLLEWINARDPRVRTLGG, from the coding sequence GTGCCATTCCTGAACAAGATCCAGCGCTGGGCGGAGCAACGGCCGCACCACACCGCCGTCGTGATTGCCGGGCGCCGGCTGGACTGGGCGGAGCTGCGGGATGCTGCAGAGGCACTGGTGGCGGACACAAAGTCGGTGACCACCCTCTGCGAGGCCAACTCCGTTCATTTCGCGGTGCAGTTTGCGGCCGCGGTTGCCGGCAGCCGGCAGTGCGCAGTCCTCGATCCTTCCTGGCCTGCCGCCCTGCAGGAGGACATTGTCAGGCGGGTTGAGGCGCGCGCTGTTCCGGCTCAGGTTTCCCCGGACGACAGCCTGATCGACGGGCCGCCGGACACCGAATTCCTGATTGGACTCACGTCGGGAACCACATCGGTGCCCAAGGCCTTCACCCGTTCACGGCAGTCCTGGCAGCAGTCCTTTGACGCCTCCATCGAGTTCTTCGGCCTCCGCCAGGATGACGTCACGCTCGCCCCAGGCCCGCTGGCCGCGAGCCTGAACCTGTACGCCCTGGCCGAATGCCTTTACGCCGGTTCCGAGTTCCAAACGGTGGAGTCGTTCGACGTCGGCGACGTCCACGCAGCCATCACCCACGACCGGGTTACCCGCCTGGTGCTGGTGCCCACCATGCTGCGGATGCTCAGTGAACGCGGCATGACCGGGTGCGTTGACGCCTCCGGAATCCGTACCATCATCTGCGCCGGCTCCAAACTCGATGCCAGGACCCTCGAAGCTGCCCGGCGCTGGGCGCCCAACGCGACAATCTACGAGTACTACGGCGCCTCCGAGCTGAGCTTCGTCTCCGGGCTCGGACTGGCAGCCGGGCAGGCCGCTACACCGGGTGGAACCGGAATTGGCCGGCCCTTTCCCGGCGTCGAGGTCACGATCCTGGATGACTCCGGTGCCCATGTGCCGGACGGCGGCTACGGCAACATCTGTGTTCGCAGCGGCATGGTCAGCAACGGGTACCTGTGGGGAGACGACGGCGAGGCCCTGCGCTCGTTCGGAAGCTGGCACACGGTGGGGGACCAAGGCTATCTGGCGGACGGGGAGCTGCACATCCTGGGCCGGCGTGCGGACATGATCCTCACCGCCGGGCGGAACGTCTACCCGCACGAAGTTGAACTGGCGTTGGCCGCCGTCCCCGGGGTGGCGGCCGCGGTGGCTGCCGGCATGCCGGACGACTTGCGCGGCCAGCGCGTAGTGGCCGGTGTAGTCCCGTCCCATGGCGGGATCACCGCCACCCAGCTGCGGACCGGGCTGGAGGACATCCTGTCCAGGGACAAGCGGCCGCTGCAGTACTACCTCCTGCCCGAACTCCCCACCACCGACCGTGGCAAGGTCAGCCGCAGCCTGCTGCTGGAGTGGATCAACGCCAGGGACCCGAGGGTGCGCACCCTTGGTGGCTGA
- a CDS encoding neutral zinc metallopeptidase has translation MSFNDNAQLDPSQVQDRRGMGTGVKVGGGIGGGLVLLIALLLGVNPNLLGGLTDGGSAGQSQGTAPACTTGADADARLDCRITGTVNSLNAFWPGYLKKYNVQYPRPEAVIFSGGTNTACGAATSEVGPFYCPTDTTAYFDPGFFQELVDRFGSSGGPLAQEYVVAHEFGHHVQNLLGDLGRAQQDPQGPESGSVRTELQADCYAGLWAKYASSTPDPATGQPYLEPLTQQDVNDALSAAASVGDDRIQKAATGRVSPEGWTHGSSEERQRWFSRGYQSGDIKQCDTFSAATL, from the coding sequence ATGAGTTTCAACGACAACGCGCAGCTGGATCCGTCCCAGGTCCAGGACCGGCGGGGCATGGGCACGGGCGTAAAGGTTGGGGGCGGGATTGGCGGCGGCCTGGTGCTGCTCATCGCGCTCCTGCTGGGCGTCAACCCGAACCTCCTGGGCGGATTGACCGACGGCGGTTCCGCCGGGCAATCCCAGGGCACCGCACCCGCCTGCACCACCGGAGCGGACGCGGACGCCCGGCTGGACTGCCGGATCACCGGCACGGTCAACAGCCTCAACGCCTTCTGGCCCGGCTATCTCAAGAAGTACAACGTGCAGTACCCCCGGCCGGAAGCGGTGATCTTCAGCGGCGGAACCAATACCGCATGCGGCGCCGCCACCTCGGAGGTGGGTCCCTTCTACTGCCCCACTGACACCACCGCGTATTTCGACCCCGGGTTCTTCCAGGAACTCGTGGACCGGTTTGGTTCTTCAGGCGGCCCCCTGGCGCAGGAATACGTGGTGGCACACGAGTTTGGCCACCACGTCCAGAACCTGCTCGGCGACCTGGGGCGGGCCCAGCAGGATCCCCAAGGACCCGAGTCCGGCTCCGTCCGGACGGAGCTGCAGGCTGACTGCTACGCAGGGTTGTGGGCCAAGTACGCGTCCAGCACTCCTGACCCGGCCACCGGTCAGCCGTACCTGGAACCGCTCACCCAGCAGGATGTCAACGATGCGCTCTCGGCTGCTGCGTCCGTGGGTGACGACCGGATCCAGAAGGCCGCCACGGGACGGGTTTCCCCCGAAGGCTGGACGCACGGTTCCAGCGAGGAGCGCCAGCGTTGGTTCTCGCGGGGCTACCAGTCCGGCGACATCAAACAGTGCGACACGTTCAGCGCCGCCACCCTCTAA
- a CDS encoding metal-sulfur cluster assembly factor, which produces MTEIKPGRTALEDVEEALKDVIDPELGVNVVDLGLLYGLKYSDDDGALLIDMTLTTAACPLTDVLEEQVGQALDGVVDDWRLNWVWMPPWGPERITDDGKDQMRALGFNI; this is translated from the coding sequence ATGACCGAAATCAAGCCGGGCCGTACGGCCCTGGAGGACGTCGAAGAGGCGCTCAAGGACGTCATCGACCCTGAGCTTGGCGTCAACGTGGTGGACCTGGGCCTGCTGTACGGCCTCAAGTACTCCGACGACGACGGTGCGCTGCTGATCGACATGACGCTGACCACCGCCGCCTGCCCGCTCACCGACGTGCTCGAGGAGCAGGTGGGACAGGCCCTGGACGGCGTTGTGGACGACTGGCGCCTGAACTGGGTATGGATGCCGCCATGGGGTCCCGAGCGGATCACCGATGACGGCAAGGACCAGATGCGGGCCCTCGGCTTCAACATCTGA
- the sufC gene encoding Fe-S cluster assembly ATPase SufC, with translation MSTLEIKDLHVSIETEQGTKEILKGVSLTIRTGETHAIMGPNGSGKSTLASTIAGHPRYTVTSGTITMDGEDVLAMSVDERARAGVFLAMQYPVEVPGVTMTNFLRTAKTAIDGQAPALRTWTKDVKSAMEKLRIDADFAQRNVNEGFSGGEKKRVEILQLELFKPKFAVLDETDSGLDVDALKIVSEGVNRAHAEGNMGTLLITHYTRILRYIKPDFVHVFVDGQVVEEGGPELADRLEEEGYDRYATGAGAATIAAAAAAQA, from the coding sequence ATGTCAACTCTTGAGATCAAGGACCTGCACGTCAGCATTGAGACGGAGCAGGGCACCAAGGAGATCCTGAAGGGCGTCAGCCTGACCATCCGGACCGGCGAAACGCACGCCATCATGGGGCCCAACGGCTCCGGCAAGTCCACCCTGGCGTCCACCATCGCCGGCCACCCCCGCTACACCGTCACCAGCGGCACCATCACCATGGATGGCGAAGACGTCCTGGCCATGAGTGTTGACGAGCGCGCCCGCGCCGGCGTCTTCCTGGCCATGCAGTACCCGGTGGAGGTTCCCGGTGTCACCATGACCAACTTCCTGCGGACCGCCAAGACCGCCATTGACGGCCAGGCGCCGGCCCTGCGCACCTGGACCAAGGACGTCAAGTCGGCCATGGAGAAGCTGCGCATCGACGCTGACTTCGCCCAGCGGAACGTCAACGAAGGTTTCTCCGGCGGCGAGAAGAAGCGCGTGGAGATCCTGCAGCTGGAACTCTTCAAGCCGAAGTTCGCCGTCCTGGACGAGACCGACTCGGGCCTGGACGTTGATGCGCTGAAGATCGTCTCGGAGGGCGTCAACCGCGCCCACGCCGAAGGCAACATGGGCACGCTGCTCATCACCCACTACACGCGCATCCTGCGCTACATCAAGCCTGACTTCGTGCACGTGTTCGTGGACGGCCAGGTCGTCGAGGAAGGCGGCCCCGAGCTTGCGGACCGCCTCGAGGAAGAGGGCTACGACCGTTACGCCACGGGCGCCGGTGCAGCCACCATCGCGGCTGCCGCCGCAGCACAGGCCTAG
- a CDS encoding non-heme iron oxygenase ferredoxin subunit — MNGTPKGELVCSAGDIQVKQALRVLVDGYPVAVVRDSMGDIHAIGDTCSHADISLSEGDVEGCAIECWGHGSQFDLRSGQPLQLPAYDPVPVFAIELDGDDVYVDVTNVLNGAAVNNY, encoded by the coding sequence ATGAACGGGACTCCCAAGGGCGAGCTGGTGTGCAGCGCCGGCGACATCCAGGTCAAGCAGGCGCTGCGCGTCCTGGTGGACGGCTATCCAGTGGCCGTGGTCCGGGACTCGATGGGCGACATCCACGCCATCGGCGACACATGCTCGCACGCGGACATTTCCCTGTCCGAAGGCGACGTGGAAGGCTGCGCCATCGAGTGCTGGGGGCACGGCTCCCAGTTCGACCTGCGCAGTGGCCAGCCGCTCCAGCTCCCTGCCTACGACCCCGTGCCGGTCTTCGCCATTGAACTCGACGGCGACGACGTCTACGTGGACGTCACCAACGTTTTGAACGGCGCGGCAGTAAACAACTACTGA
- the sufD gene encoding Fe-S cluster assembly protein SufD, whose translation MTAEATTEKARIGAPSIAGFTEEGEHLVASKVDRHHSHGVQVMASRAERLTSHNVADFALPNGREEEWRFTPVRELANLLSDTAAEAGALGVSLEAPEGVRQGTLRAGEAPRGATLVPADRAAVVASANSAEAQLISIPANAELDAPVRLVLTGNGAGRRTNSHHVIEAGVNSRAVVIIEHDGSADHNGNVEILVREGAHLTVVSLQLWGDDAKHLAQHDAEVAKDAVYKHIAVSLGGKIVRMNSNVRFAGEGAEAELLGLYFADAGQHLEHRSFVDHNVPNCKSNVLYKGALQGKGAHTVWVGDVLIQKQAEGTDSYEKNQNLVLTEGCRADSVPNLEIETGLIEGAGHASATGRFDDEHLFYLMARGIPEDVARRLVVRGFLNEIIQQIKVPALEERLTEAVERELTAIDY comes from the coding sequence ATGACTGCCGAAGCTACTACTGAAAAGGCGCGCATCGGCGCACCGTCGATCGCCGGTTTCACCGAGGAGGGCGAACATCTCGTTGCCTCCAAGGTGGACCGCCACCACAGCCACGGCGTACAGGTCATGGCCTCCCGCGCGGAACGCCTCACCAGCCACAACGTGGCCGATTTCGCGTTGCCGAACGGCCGCGAAGAGGAATGGCGCTTCACCCCGGTACGCGAACTGGCCAACCTGCTCTCCGACACGGCGGCTGAAGCCGGCGCCCTGGGCGTTTCCTTGGAGGCGCCCGAGGGCGTCCGCCAGGGAACCTTGCGCGCCGGTGAGGCTCCCCGCGGCGCCACGCTGGTGCCTGCCGACCGGGCCGCCGTCGTCGCCTCCGCCAACTCAGCGGAAGCCCAGCTCATCTCGATCCCGGCCAACGCCGAGCTGGACGCCCCCGTCCGGCTGGTCCTTACCGGCAACGGGGCGGGACGGCGCACCAACTCCCACCACGTGATCGAGGCCGGGGTGAACAGCCGCGCCGTCGTGATCATCGAACACGACGGCTCCGCCGACCACAACGGCAACGTGGAGATCCTGGTCCGCGAAGGCGCCCACCTCACCGTCGTATCGCTGCAGCTGTGGGGTGACGACGCCAAGCACCTGGCCCAGCATGACGCCGAGGTTGCCAAGGACGCCGTCTACAAGCACATTGCCGTCTCCCTCGGCGGCAAGATCGTGCGGATGAACTCCAACGTCCGCTTCGCCGGTGAAGGTGCCGAGGCCGAACTCCTGGGTCTCTACTTTGCCGACGCAGGCCAGCACCTTGAGCACCGCTCGTTCGTGGACCACAACGTGCCCAACTGCAAGTCCAACGTCCTGTATAAGGGCGCGCTGCAGGGCAAGGGTGCGCACACGGTCTGGGTTGGCGACGTCCTGATCCAGAAGCAGGCCGAAGGCACCGACTCCTACGAGAAGAACCAGAACCTGGTCCTGACCGAGGGCTGCCGCGCGGATTCCGTTCCGAACCTCGAGATCGAAACCGGCCTGATCGAAGGCGCCGGGCACGCAAGTGCCACCGGCCGCTTCGACGATGAGCACCTGTTCTACCTGATGGCACGCGGCATCCCCGAGGACGTTGCCCGCCGCCTGGTGGTGCGCGGCTTCCTGAACGAGATCATCCAGCAGATCAAGGTTCCGGCCCTCGAAGAGCGCCTGACCGAGGCCGTGGAACGCGAACTCACCGCAATCGACTACTAG
- the sufB gene encoding Fe-S cluster assembly protein SufB, whose protein sequence is MTDQLSEKAVAENTVISEILEKNPELHGIGNYEYGWADKNDVGANARRGLSEEVVRDISAKKSEPEWMLDLRLKGLKYFDRKPMPTWGADLSGIDFDNIKYFVRSTEKQAATWDDLPEDIKNTYDKLGIPEAEKQRLVSGVAAQYESEVVYHQLREDLERQGVIFLDTDTALKEHPEIFKEYFGTVIPVGDNKFASLNTSVWSGGSFVYVPKGVHVEIPLQAYFRINTENMGQFERTLIIADEDSYVHYIEGCTAPIYTSDSLHSAVVEIIVKKGARVRYTTIQNWSNNVYNLVTKRAICEAGATMEWIDGNIGSKVTMKYPAVYLVGEHAKGETLSIAFAGEGQHQDTGSKMVHIAPNTKSSIISKSVARGGGRAAYRGLVQIREGAKHSANTVRCDALLVDTISRSDTYPYIDIREDDVQLGHEATVSRVSEEQLFYLMSRGMREDEAMAMIVRGFIEPIARELPMEYALELNRLIELQMEGSVG, encoded by the coding sequence ATGACGGACCAACTATCAGAGAAAGCAGTAGCCGAAAACACTGTGATCTCGGAGATTCTGGAAAAGAATCCCGAGCTCCACGGCATCGGCAACTACGAGTATGGCTGGGCTGACAAGAACGATGTCGGCGCCAATGCGCGCCGTGGGCTCAGCGAAGAGGTAGTCCGGGACATTTCGGCGAAGAAGAGTGAGCCGGAATGGATGCTTGACCTGCGCCTCAAGGGCCTGAAGTACTTCGACCGCAAGCCGATGCCCACTTGGGGCGCGGACCTGTCGGGCATCGACTTCGACAACATCAAGTACTTCGTGCGCTCCACCGAGAAGCAGGCTGCCACCTGGGATGACCTGCCCGAGGACATCAAGAACACGTACGACAAGCTGGGCATTCCCGAGGCCGAAAAGCAGCGCCTTGTTTCCGGTGTCGCCGCCCAGTACGAGTCCGAGGTGGTCTACCACCAGCTCCGCGAGGATCTTGAGCGGCAGGGTGTCATCTTCCTGGACACCGACACCGCATTGAAGGAACACCCGGAGATCTTCAAGGAGTACTTCGGTACCGTCATCCCGGTGGGCGACAACAAGTTCGCTTCGCTGAACACCTCAGTGTGGTCCGGCGGCTCCTTCGTGTACGTGCCCAAGGGCGTCCACGTGGAAATCCCGCTGCAGGCATACTTCCGCATCAACACGGAAAACATGGGCCAGTTCGAGCGCACGCTGATCATCGCCGACGAGGACTCCTACGTCCACTACATCGAAGGCTGCACCGCGCCGATCTACACCTCGGACTCGCTGCACTCCGCCGTCGTGGAGATCATCGTCAAGAAGGGCGCCCGCGTCCGCTACACCACCATCCAGAACTGGTCCAACAACGTCTACAACCTGGTGACCAAGCGCGCCATCTGCGAAGCGGGCGCCACCATGGAATGGATCGATGGCAACATCGGCTCCAAGGTCACCATGAAGTACCCGGCCGTTTACCTGGTGGGCGAGCACGCCAAGGGCGAGACCCTGTCCATTGCGTTCGCAGGCGAAGGCCAGCACCAGGACACCGGTTCGAAGATGGTGCACATCGCGCCGAACACCAAGAGCTCCATCATCTCCAAGTCAGTTGCCCGCGGTGGCGGCCGCGCCGCCTACCGCGGCCTGGTCCAGATCCGGGAAGGCGCAAAGCACTCGGCCAACACCGTGCGCTGCGACGCCCTCCTGGTGGACACCATCTCCCGTTCTGACACCTACCCGTACATCGACATCCGCGAGGACGATGTCCAGCTGGGACACGAGGCCACTGTCTCCCGCGTCAGCGAGGAGCAGCTGTTCTACCTCATGTCCCGCGGCATGCGCGAGGACGAGGCCATGGCCATGATCGTGCGCGGCTTCATTGAGCCGATCGCCCGCGAGCTGCCCATGGAATATGCCCTTGAGCTGAACCGCCTCATCGAACTCCAGATGGAAGGATCCGTCGGTTAA
- a CDS encoding helix-turn-helix domain-containing protein produces MTNAAAAPVAGPGPVADADERTRDRVLAAVLEHGPVSAAELGDILGFTPAAVRRHLDHLSRAGVIEVKRVAKPGAGAGRPARRYVLSSQGQSSLGNDYLDIAALALQQLQKVAGPDAVRAFAEERFADMERRYAPEIEQAGPDIRDRATALSVALSRDNFVASAAAIEAKAPLPAALSSVQLCQGHCPIQQLAARFPVFCDVETEVFSRLVGVDVRRLSTLARGGHVCTTHIPTGRLPAKPATVPDAAPASLDEVINHQQERP; encoded by the coding sequence ATGACCAACGCTGCTGCCGCGCCCGTGGCCGGGCCGGGTCCTGTGGCTGATGCCGACGAGCGGACCCGGGACCGGGTCCTCGCTGCCGTCCTGGAACACGGACCTGTCAGTGCGGCCGAGCTCGGAGACATCCTGGGCTTCACCCCGGCAGCTGTCCGCCGCCATCTGGACCACCTGTCGCGTGCAGGCGTCATCGAGGTCAAGCGGGTTGCCAAGCCCGGCGCGGGTGCGGGCCGTCCCGCCCGCCGCTACGTCCTGAGCTCACAGGGTCAGTCGAGCCTGGGCAACGACTACCTGGACATTGCTGCCCTTGCCCTCCAGCAGTTGCAGAAGGTTGCCGGTCCGGACGCGGTCCGGGCCTTCGCGGAGGAGCGCTTCGCGGATATGGAACGGCGCTACGCGCCCGAAATCGAGCAGGCCGGCCCGGACATCCGGGACAGGGCAACTGCTCTTTCGGTCGCCCTGAGCCGCGACAACTTTGTGGCCTCCGCCGCCGCCATCGAAGCAAAAGCGCCGCTGCCCGCGGCTCTCTCCAGCGTCCAGCTCTGCCAAGGCCATTGCCCCATCCAGCAGCTCGCCGCCCGCTTCCCCGTCTTCTGCGACGTCGAAACCGAAGTTTTCTCACGACTGGTGGGAGTGGACGTACGCCGCCTCTCCACCTTGGCCCGCGGCGGCCACGTCTGCACCACCCACATTCCTACAGGCAGGCTGCCTGCCAAACCGGCCACCGTGCCGGACGCAGCCCCCGCCAGCCTGGACGAAGTAATCAACCATCAGCAAGAAAGGCCGTGA